Within Amycolatopsis sp. cg5, the genomic segment GCATGGAGCTTCGCGCCGGTCTCGGCCAGTCGCAGCGTCTCGTACGAGAACGTCGAGTAGGTGCTCAGCGTCGCGCAGAACCCGGTGCCCAGGAACAACTGGACCCACTGCGGGACGGCACTGGAGCCGGCGGCGCCTGCGAGCCCGCCGAGCACGAAACACGCGATCATGTTGACCGTGAAGGTGCCCCACGGAAACGCCCCGCCGTGTCGTGCCTGCACCGCCCGGTCGGTCAGATAACGCAGCGGCGCGCCGAGGACGGCTCCGGCGATGACGAGCAGCCAGTTCACGCGGTATCCCTCCGGGTGAGCGCGGCGCGGGCCAGCGCCGCCCCGGCCCAGACGGCGGCGAGCGCGGTCAAGATCGTCGTCATCAGGTAGATCATGGCGGTGACGGCATGGCCGTTGCCGATCAGGCGCTGCGCGTCGACCGCGTAGGTCGAGAACGTGGTGTAGCCGCCGATGATCCCGGTCCCGACGAACGGCCGGACCAGCGCATGCACGGTCGCGCGTTCGATGATCAGCACCAGCACGAAGCCCAGCAGCGCGCTGCCGGTGACGTTGATGGCGAGGGTGGTCCAGGGAAACGCCGTCGCCTCGGTCGGCCAGAGCAGCGTCGCGCCGTAGCGCGCGCACGCGCCGATCGCGCCGCCTGCGGCGATCACCGCGAGCGTCGAGGCGGGCACCTTGGTCATCGCCGTCCAGTGTAGACAGCGGGCCGCTGCTGGTAGGGTCCGGCCATGTCGAACACGAGTTCGAGCGTGGAGCGCGCATGGCCCGAGACGCTGGCCGACGACGAACTGCGCCTGCAATGGGAGTTTCTGCGCTTCTTACGCGCGACAGCGGTTAACAAGGTCTCAGGGCTTTCGCGTTCCCAGGCGATCGCAGCGCCGCTGGCGACTTCGCCCGGCATGAGCGCGCTCGGCGTTATCAAGCACCTGACCGCGGCTGAGCGCTGGTGGTTCTCGATCGAGGGCGGCGGCAGCGACTTGCCGTCGTTGTGGGCGGGCAGTCCCGACCCGAGTTGGAACATCACCGACGAAGACACCCCGGCTTCGGTCGTCGCCGCTTATCAAGCCGAGTGGGCCCGGTCGGAAGGCGCACTCGTCGGCATGGCGGCTTCGGAACGTTCACAGCGCAAGGGCGAGTTCACCGTGCGCTGGCTGCTGGCGCACCTGGTCCAGGAGACGGCCAGGCACGTCGGCCATCTCGACTTCCTGCGCGAGATGGCCGACGGCGAAGTCGGCGAATAAAGGCTCGTGAGTGTTTTCGCCGGTTCGATGGTGAATTGCACCGGTCTTGTGTCCACAAAGGACGCCAGGCGTGAAATGTGGCCCGTTATGTCTTATTCGCGTGGTTGTGGTGGAGTCTTGGACGTGACGAAGGGGGCCCATGTCACGCTCAGCTTTACAAGGGTGGCCTTTGTGTGGTTCAGCCGCGCCCATCATGACCACCGCGTCGGGTTTCGCGTGCTCACGCGTCGTTGACAGCGCAGGCCAAGCCTTAACTGCCCGACACGAGCTTTTACTCCGAGGCGATCAGGTCTCGCAGCTCGCGCAGGGCCTCTTCGAGCTTCTCGGCGAACAAGGACATCTTGTCCGCCACCGGAAGTGGCGTGCTGAGGTAGATGTTCAGCCGGTCCTGCAGCAGCACGTACGCCACGCCGATGCATTTGCTGCTCGTCGAGCCGAAGCCGAAGTACTGGATGTTGTACGACGGCGCCGAGCTGGTGCTCAGGTAGTCGTCGCGCATGACCGTCCAGCCAGGGGAGTCGTACAGCGCCAACGGTTCCGTGACCTCGCCGCGCCGTTTCTGGATGAG encodes:
- a CDS encoding CrcB family protein, producing MTKVPASTLAVIAAGGAIGACARYGATLLWPTEATAFPWTTLAINVTGSALLGFVLVLIIERATVHALVRPFVGTGIIGGYTTFSTYAVDAQRLIGNGHAVTAMIYLMTTILTALAAVWAGAALARAALTRRDTA
- a CDS encoding DUF664 domain-containing protein, with the protein product MSNTSSSVERAWPETLADDELRLQWEFLRFLRATAVNKVSGLSRSQAIAAPLATSPGMSALGVIKHLTAAERWWFSIEGGGSDLPSLWAGSPDPSWNITDEDTPASVVAAYQAEWARSEGALVGMAASERSQRKGEFTVRWLLAHLVQETARHVGHLDFLREMADGEVGE
- the crcB gene encoding fluoride efflux transporter CrcB gives rise to the protein MNWLLVIAGAVLGAPLRYLTDRAVQARHGGAFPWGTFTVNMIACFVLGGLAGAAGSSAVPQWVQLFLGTGFCATLSTYSTFSYETLRLAETGAKLHAVANVMISVVAGLGGALLGGALVQLVAG